In one Epinephelus moara isolate mb chromosome 6, YSFRI_EMoa_1.0, whole genome shotgun sequence genomic region, the following are encoded:
- the zhx2a gene encoding zinc fingers and homeoboxes protein 2a has translation MSSRRKASTPLMIRPEQTMVELDDDEEESHDMERTTENYTEEGPMETDLSTEAEPSVELDLMGKASETPTAPDKPATEPPDLSKPQRRQQGGYECKYCPFSTQNLNTFKEHVDANHPNVILNPLYLCAVCNFNTKKFDTLTEHNERCHPGESNFKFKRIKMNNQTILEQTIEGCSNNAVIYNTSSAISGKGDELGSPPLSKPSTVKIGKPKIMSSDIKRTDLGKLTPDLSKKPITAVNVNGTVIIPESTLLKAEGLSHIMPSLQRPLNYTQVPKIAVPLNTTKYNPSLDDNLTLISSFNKFPYPTQAELSWLTAASKHPEEQIKVWFTTQRLKQGISWSPEEVEEARKKMFNGTISSMPQTFTVVAPQLNSQSSTNQSAASKAMQSAASVLQPLPCHLLGQTSLVLTPVANGSTVTCAPLALTVANQVAQSLKRPLASPVIATESKRPSIIQTISAPLATSKLASSKVLSFTVDPNKTAEQLTVLRSSYTQCPFPEEDEIYRLIETTGLSRGEIKKWFSEQRLLNLKGVPPPPVLVKAEVTPAPKDSPVKKAVPSQFPLLERVKGKSSEQLKALEESFQRSGTPTEAALDQLAQETRLSKTEVDCWFSERRALRDNMEKALLSMSSKSTEDRAERPGVLLNGASHREHSGKPLRSSPHPPVLSSSSSSSSSSSSPPVLAASSPHPPALSSSASPPILTSSSSSSPHPPILSASTSPAPISSRSLTLLKEMFCRTQWPSPEEYSQLEVQTSLGRTDIVRWFKDHRSALKNGETLDWMESFQNQNLAEQQKAGQEQNGQSSEKNQSVSLDVKAVKVEEADENTAAATEHSKLSDQDKVQWLTDRLAHSVTDLSRTRPDQTSSGAADKGRWVKVTMAVGEESEAGVERQRLATDTEVPTLEQPGRVTG, from the exons AGAACAACGGAGAATTACACAGAGGAGGGACCTATGGAAACAGATCTGTCAACAGAGGCAGAGCCCTCTGTGGAGTTGGACCTGATGGGCAAGGCCTCGGAAACTCCCACGGCTCCAGACAAACCAGCAACCGAGCCACCAGACCTTTCCAAGCCTCAGCGCAGACAGCAGGGGGGCTATGAGTGTAAATACTGCCCCTTCTCCACGCAGAACCTCAACACTTTCAAAGAACACGTTGACGCCAACCACCCTAACGTCATCCTCAATCCCCTGTACCTGTGTGCCGTCTGCAACTTCAACACAAAGAAGTTCGACACCCTGACGGAACACAACGAGAGGTGTCACCCAGGGGAGAGCAACTTTAAATTCAAACGCATCAAAATGAACAATCAGACAATCTTGGAACAGACAATAGAGGGGTGCAGTAACAATGCAGTCATTTACAACACTTCCAGTGCCATTTCCGGCAAAGGGGACGAACTGGGCTCACCGCCACTCAGCAAACCCTCCACAGTCAAGATCGGTAAACCAAAAATAATGTCGTCAGATATTAAACGGACAGATTTGGGTAAGCTGACCCCCGATCTGTCCAAGAAACCAATCACAGCAGTCAATGTGAACGGGACGGTCATCATCCCTGAGTCGACTCTACTCAAAGCAGAAGGCCTTTCTCACATCATGCCTTCCCTACAGCGGCCTCTAAACTATACTCAG GTGCCGAAGATCGCAGTGCCCCTCAACACCACCAAATACAACCCCTCGCTGGACGATAACCTGACGCTCATCTCTTCCTTCAACAAGTTCCCCTACCCAACCCAGGCTGAGCTCTCCTGGCTCACCGCAGCCTCAAAACATCCAGAGGAGCAAATCAAAGTCTGGTTCACCACTCAGAGGCTCAAACAGGGCATCAGCTGGTCACCTGAGGAG GTGGAAGAAGCCAGGAAGAAAATGTTCAACGGTACCATCTCCTCTATGCCTCAGACCTTCACCGTGGTTGCTCCTCAGCTCAACTCCCAATCGTCCACCAACCAGTCTGCAGCCTCCAAAGCCATGCAGTCAGCAGCCTCTGTCCTGCAGCCCCTCCCCTGTCACCTCCTGGGGCAGACGAGCCTTGTGCTGACTCCTGTCGCTAACGGCTCCACTGTCACTTGTGCACCGCTGGCACTCACCGTGGCTAACCAG GTGGCACAGTCGCTTAAACGACCCCTGGCCTCCCCAGTGATCGCCACAGAGAGTAAACGACCCTCCATTATTCAAACCATCTCGGCACCCTTGGCCACATCCAAGCTGGCGTCATCCAAAGTGCTGAGTTTCACAGTCGACCCCAACAAAACAGCtgagcagctaacagtgctgaGGTCCAGCTACACACAGTGTCCTTTCCCCGAGGAAGATGAG ATCTACAGGCTGATAGAGACCACCGGGCTGTCCAGAGGAGAGATAAAGAAATGGTTCAGTGAACAGAGGCTCCTTAATCTCAAAG GCGTTCCTCCACCTCCAGTGCTGGTGAAAGCAGAGGTGACACCAGCACCCAAAGACAGTCCTGTAAAGAAAGCGGTCCCCAGTCAGTTTCCCCTGCTGGAGAGGGTGAAAGGGAAGTCATCAGAACAGCTGAAGGCGCTGGAGGAGAGTTTTCAGAGAAGTGGCACTCCGACCGAGGCAGCGCTAG ACCAGCTGGCCCAGGAGACCAGGCTGTCCAAGACGGAGGTGGACTGCTGGTTTTCGGAGCGCAGGGCGCTGAGGGACAACATGGAGAAGGCTTTACTCAGCATGTCTTCAAAGAGCACGGAGGACAGAGCAGAGCGGCCGGGGGTGCTGCTGAACGGGGCCTCTCATCGAGAGCACAGCGGGAAACCTCTGCGTTCCTCCCCTCATCCAcctgtcctctcctcttcttcctcctcctcctcctcctcatcctcccctcCTGTGCTCGCAGCCTCCTCCCCTCATCCACCAGCCCTCTCCTCGTCGGCGTCACCTCCCATCCTCACTTCAtcgtcctcctcttctccccaTCCTCCCATCCTGTCGGCCTCCACGAGCCCGGCTCCCATTTCCAGCCGCTCCCTCACCCTGCTCAAAGAG ATGTTCTGTCGGACTCAGTGGCCATCTCCTGAGGAGTACAGCCAGCTCGAGGTGCAAACAAGCCTGGGACGCACCGACATTGTCCGCTGGTTCAAGGACCACCGCTCAGCGCTGAAAAATGGCGAAACTCTGGACTGGATGGAAAgtttccaaaaccaaaacctTGCAGAGCAGCAAAAAGCAGGCCAGGAACAGAACGGCCAGAGCTCTGAGAAAAACCAGAGTGTTTCCTTGGACGTCAAAGCTGTGAAAG TGGAGGAGGCTGATGAGAACACAGCAGCTGCTACAGAGCACTCAAAGCTGTCCGACCAAGACAAAGTCCAGTGGTTGACTGACAGATTGGCCCACAGTGTGACCGACCTGAGCcggaccagaccagaccagaccagctCTGGTGCTGCTGACAAAGGGAG GTGGGTAAAGGTGACTATGGCGGTGGGGGAGGAGAGTGAAGCGGGAGTGGAAAGACAGAGGCTGGCAACAGACACTGAAGTTCCGACCTTGGAGCAACCAGGGAGGGTCACTGGTTGA